The Leguminivora glycinivorella isolate SPB_JAAS2020 chromosome 25, LegGlyc_1.1, whole genome shotgun sequence nucleotide sequence gataaacacatatttaatttagccgtaTTATAACTTCTAAAAGGCATCCAAAAGGCACCATTTGACAATCGTTTAGTGACCACCTTCGGGAAAACGAAAGAAGTTCCGGATTTTTGCCTCATTCGCTCAGAAACAAAAAGTAATAGTGTGTTGTGAGTAAGATTCATGTCACcatgctcttattttagcatggcttccatgctttagttatacttccgtggtttatcataagtcataacaaattgaacttgtacctaattacaaccttgtcattttgaatattaggtttaaatttgcttactgcgattacctgtccaatttgaagtttactgtgacaaagctttaaagtttTTTGCAGTGACAtcgtagctgtctattggtaaaccttatgtcgttgcaataacgtacacaaataaatagtttaatggtttatgatggtagttagcaatttaAAGGGTTAAATTTCCCTGTTTTGTTGATGCTTTGAtacgtatttgtaatatttgtaactatctttttgtaaataaatattctacttgtaaaaaaaaaaagtattttattgagtgtagagctaaaagtcaagtagagctgtacagaaaattaaaaattcaatttaaaaaaaaagtaaccatcagattaaaaaatgaatactctaaatgagtttaaaaaaataaaaatcagttggggtgtctgaggttttgagtggtaccggaaacacgttgtataacaattttttatgaactttggcgcacccattttaaatatatgtgtagctccacaaaactatttatatagtttgactgtggagtcagaGCTCGCTAATAtgacaaaacaaaaatatcgcTATATTAACCATAATAATCTATTGGACGATCCGTTAGGAAGTAATGACCTTTGCCATTCCTATAGGATATCCAAGAGATGTTTTTAGTAACGCCATATGTTGTAAGGTTTAGTAAAATAAACCTTCTTTTGTTGCAGGACAAACTCCACAGAAGAAATCGAGGGGCGGACCCGACACCTACAGATGTGCTCACTGTAAATATACGACGGTTCAGAAACTACGCTTAATTAGGCATTTGAGTAAACACTGTAACTATACTTGCAACTCAAAGTATTATATGAAAACTCATATCAGACGTCATACCGGGGAAAAGCCCTTTAAATGTGACCTGTGTAACTTCGCTAGCTGCTCTAAAAGTAATTTGCACGCTCATTTAATGACACACACTGGTGACAAGCCATATAAATGCAACCGGTGCAACTACACTTgcaacttaaaaaaaagtttagtaGCTCATGTATCGAAACACACGGGTATTAAGGCGTACAAATGTAAAGTGTGTAGTTTTGCTACTGCCCACAAGCGTTCTATTGACAGACATATAATGACGCATAATGAGCCAAACAGGCGTGACCAGGTTAGTGATGAAAGAAAACACATTGGTGAAAAACGATATAAATGTGACCAGTGTAGCTACACATGCAACGACAATTATTATATTCAGAAAGTTCATATCAGACGTCATACCGGGGAAAAGCCCTTTAAATGTGACCTGTGTAACTACGCTACCAGctataaacttaatttaaaagcTCACCTGAGGACACACACTGGTGACAAGCCATATAAATGTAGCCGGTGTAACTACACTTGCtaccaaaaaaaaagtttacagGCTCATGTATCGAAGCATACTGGTATAAAGCCTTTTAGTTGTGATCTATGTAGTTTTGCTACTGCCCATAAGCGTTCTATTGACAGACATATAATGACGCACAATGAGCCAAGCACGCGTGACCAGGGTAGCGATGAAAGAACACAGATTGGTGAAAAACGATATGAATGTGACCATTGTAGCTACACTTGCAATGACAATTATTATATGAAAGTTCATATCAGAATTCATACCGGGGAAAAGCCCTTTAAATGTGACATGTGCAACTACGCTACCagccataaaaatacattaaaagcTCATCTGAGGACACACACTGGTGACAAGCCCTATAAATGTAACCAGTGCAACTACGCTTGCTACcaaaaaaaagatttaaaagcTCATGTATCGAAACACTCAAGTGTTAAGGCGTACAAATGTGAAGTGTGTAGTTTTGCTACTGCTCACAAGCGTTCCATTGACAGACATACAATGATGCACAATGAGTCAATCAGGCGTGACCAGGGTGACGATGAAATAACACACATTGGTGAAAAACGATATGAATGTGACCAGTGTAGCTACACTTGCAAGgataattattatatgaaaGTTCATATCAGACGTCATACCGGGGAAAAGCCCTTTAAATGTGACCTGTGTGACTACGCTACCagccataaaaatacattaaaagcTCATCTGAGGACACACACTGGTGACAAGCCCTATAAATGTAACCGGTGTAACTACACTTGCtaccaaaaaaaaagtttacagGCTCATGTATCGAAGCATACTGGTATAAAGCCTTTTAGATGTGATCTATGTAGTTTTGCTACTGCCCATAAGCGTTCTATTGACAGACATATAATGACGCACAATGAGCCAAGCACGCGTTACCAGGGTAGCGATGAAAGAACACACATTGGTGAAAAACGATATGAATGTGACCAGTGTAGCTACACATGCAAGGACAATTATTATATGAAAGTTCATATCAGACGTCATACCGGGGAAAAGCCCTTTAAATGTGACCTGTGTAATTACGCTACCAGCTATAAACTTCGTTTAATAGCTCATCTGAGGACACACACTGGTGACAAGCCATATAAATGTAACCGGTGCAACTACGCTTGCTACCAAAAAAAAGATTTACGAACTCACGAATCGAAACACACTGGTATAAAGCCTTTCAGATGTGATCTGTGTAGTTTTGCTACTGCCCATGAGCGTTCTATTAAAAGACATAAAATGACGCACAGATGTGACCAGGGTAACAATGAAAGAACACACATTGGTGAAAAACGATATGAATGTGACCTGTGTAGCTACACTTGCATGGCCAAGGATTATCTGAAAGCCCATATCAAACGTCATACCGGGGAAAAGCCCTTTAAATGTGACCTGTGTGACTACGCTAGCTATACTAAAGCGAATTTAAAAGCTCATCTGAGGACACACACTGGTGACAAGAAAATACACATTGATGAAAAGCGATATAAATGTGATCAGTGTAGCTTTACTAGCAAGTATAAGGATTACATGAAAGTACATAACAGAATTCATACTGGGGAAAAGCCATTTAAATGTGGCTTGTGTAACTACGCTAGCGGCTCTAAAACTCTGTTAAAAAGTCATCTGAGGACACACACTGGTGACAAGCCATATAAATGTAACCGGTGCAACTATGCTTGCTACCAAAAAAAAGATTTAGAAGCTCATGTATCGAAACACTCTAGTATTAAGGCGTACAAATGTGAAGTGTGTAGTTTTGCTACTGCCCACAAGCGTTCTATTGACAGACATACAATGATGCACAATGAGCCAAGCAGGAGTGACCAGGGCACGTAGCCATATGCAcattgcacaaacgcttacaataatatcgcaacgtagctatct carries:
- the LOC125239117 gene encoding zinc finger protein 709-like isoform X1, which translates into the protein MESPALQGTENDCVKAEPCEDACMTDLPTVAVSVKVEHLLDDVRVKDEPRPDGVCINSEQSSSEVSVKEESASVRAAAELYDGHAVKDELVLGPELVELGAVRGASAASDEAIKVQQSCVPGSPFLRDCSVRLERLGAETLLTGTWSTDRDMGSGQTPQKKSRGGPDTYRCAHCKYTTVQKLRLIRHLSKHCNYTCNSKYYMKTHIRRHTGEKPFKCDLCNFASCSKSNLHAHLMTHTGDKPYKCNRCNYTCNLKKSLVAHVSKHTGIKAYKCKVCSFATAHKRSIDRHIMTHNEPNRRDQVSDERKHIGEKRYKCDQCSYTCNDNYYIQKVHIRRHTGEKPFKCDLCNYATSYKLNLKAHLRTHTGDKPYKCSRCNYTCYQKKSLQAHVSKHTGIKPFSCDLCSFATAHKRSIDRHIMTHNEPSTRDQGSDERTQIGEKRYECDHCSYTCNDNYYMKVHIRIHTGEKPFKCDMCNYATSHKNTLKAHLRTHTGDKPYKCNQCNYACYQKKDLKAHVSKHSSVKAYKCEVCSFATAHKRSIDRHTMMHNESIRRDQGDDEITHIGEKRYECDQCSYTCKDNYYMKVHIRRHTGEKPFKCDLCDYATSHKNTLKAHLRTHTGDKPYKCNRCNYTCYQKKSLQAHVSKHTGIKPFRCDLCSFATAHKRSIDRHIMTHNEPSTRYQGSDERTHIGEKRYECDQCSYTCKDNYYMKVHIRRHTGEKPFKCDLCNYATSYKLRLIAHLRTHTGDKPYKCNRCNYACYQKKDLRTHESKHTGIKPFRCDLCSFATAHERSIKRHKMTHRCDQGNNERTHIGEKRYECDLCSYTCMAKDYLKAHIKRHTGEKPFKCDLCDYASYTKANLKAHLRTHTGDKKIHIDEKRYKCDQCSFTSKYKDYMKVHNRIHTGEKPFKCGLCNYASGSKTLLKSHLRTHTGDKPYKCNRCNYACYQKKDLEAHVSKHSSIKAYKCEVCSFATAHKRSIDRHTMMHNEPSRSDQGT